The Carnobacterium divergens genome includes a window with the following:
- a CDS encoding helix-turn-helix domain-containing protein yields MEFFIDKTAEKKLALFKLLFFSDNLVSVKDLLTQLQFSKSALFRYLKELEEDLALTFDSQSFLLINHNNAYSYKSESQLDKSLIVNRLNLYYVKGSIRFKIITALYKKRYTSVDEIANDLYVSPSYLYRQLKAIYAFFDDFHLKLTFKPDSNQSTNFVGSEIHQRFFFAYFYWSVFKGIEWPFKRLPESMYDLYYKNEIDKKFPKGNLAPAKATQIGYLLTITFWRVNSRKEYVQLEEELIEILTAISEVNDISSSIATTWTQLPEEIDNQERLFFNFFTRVEVASVDNDEMKEQISKHLLTINSDLVAYCVTFLEEVQQHFDLKMTSQKKMVNLYYIVFYHLYMRYINVNHSQYLNSPFQLNEIKKQLNSSSLLEKDILTFYDQFFQKNHFFKVEASSKQLVISLIYFIINSAEVEPLPILVHFSKNISGEYLIKNKINAIFGTSTIRFTDDMDQAYLVISDSYEGTISNEQYFYIEEMYNPTIWKGLFDFIQQHLFNRSFSN; encoded by the coding sequence ATGGAATTTTTTATTGATAAAACGGCTGAAAAAAAATTAGCGCTTTTTAAACTCCTCTTTTTTTCTGACAATCTCGTTTCTGTAAAAGACCTTCTTACACAATTGCAATTTTCAAAATCTGCCCTCTTTCGATACTTAAAAGAACTAGAGGAAGATTTAGCCCTAACCTTTGATTCTCAGAGCTTCTTACTTATCAATCATAACAATGCTTACTCTTATAAAAGTGAAAGTCAGCTTGATAAAAGTCTAATTGTGAATCGACTCAACTTGTATTACGTGAAGGGGTCAATTCGCTTTAAAATCATCACCGCTCTTTATAAGAAACGCTATACATCCGTCGATGAGATTGCAAATGATTTATATGTTAGTCCTTCTTATTTATATCGACAACTTAAGGCTATTTACGCTTTTTTTGACGATTTTCATTTAAAATTAACTTTCAAACCTGATTCCAACCAGTCAACCAATTTTGTAGGTAGCGAAATCCATCAGCGTTTCTTTTTCGCCTATTTCTATTGGTCTGTTTTTAAAGGCATCGAATGGCCCTTTAAACGATTACCTGAATCCATGTATGATTTGTACTACAAAAATGAAATTGATAAGAAATTCCCTAAAGGAAATTTAGCTCCTGCTAAAGCCACACAGATTGGTTACTTGCTTACGATTACTTTTTGGCGAGTGAATTCTAGAAAAGAATACGTTCAATTAGAAGAGGAATTGATTGAAATTCTTACAGCCATCTCCGAAGTGAATGATATTTCAAGTTCAATTGCCACTACTTGGACTCAATTGCCTGAGGAAATTGATAACCAAGAAAGATTATTTTTCAATTTTTTTACACGCGTCGAAGTTGCTAGTGTTGATAATGATGAGATGAAGGAACAAATTTCTAAACATCTTTTAACGATAAATTCAGATCTCGTTGCTTATTGTGTCACTTTTTTAGAAGAAGTCCAACAGCATTTTGACTTGAAGATGACTTCTCAAAAAAAAATGGTGAACCTTTATTATATCGTTTTTTATCATCTTTATATGCGTTACATCAATGTCAATCATTCCCAGTATTTAAACTCTCCTTTTCAATTGAATGAAATAAAAAAACAACTTAACTCCTCTAGTTTATTAGAAAAGGATATTCTCACATTTTATGACCAATTCTTTCAAAAAAATCACTTCTTCAAGGTGGAGGCTTCTTCTAAACAGCTCGTTATTTCGTTGATTTACTTTATTATTAACAGCGCAGAGGTAGAGCCTTTACCAATTTTAGTACATTTTTCTAAAAACATCTCAGGCGAGTACCTTATCAAAAATAAAATCAATGCGATTTTCGGAACGTCTACTATTCGATTTACAGACGATATGGATCAAGCTTATTTAGTGATTTCCGACAGTTACGAGGGAACCATCTCCAATGAACAGTATTTCTATATTGAAGAGATGTACAATCCTACTATTTGGAAAGGTCTTTTTGATTTTATTCAACAACATTTATTCAACCGTTCCTTTTCAAATTAA
- a CDS encoding ABC transporter ATP-binding protein produces the protein MESVKWVWKYAKQYRLLTVVAIFLVIVTSILSIVYPLLGGRIVDVVIDQGKTDLLVPILGVMMGVAFLRTVLRYCYQMMFEKIGQDSLFRIREDLYQKLQELDFNFFNQTRVGDIMARMTGDTDAIRHFVSWVFYNLLENLLLFICAVVVMATIDWRLMLALVAVTPIIGILTMRMANEAQPIFYEIRESFSRLNSMVEENISGNRVVKAFAREDFEIDKFNQHNEDFKQRNMDSAAVSKRYLPLLDSLASSLTIITFVFGGYLVIINQMTLGDLVAFTGFLWMLNMPMRMSGWLINDVQRFIASSFKIREMLGAKSRIPIHSENSVSHLEGFVEFDHVSFHFDDDPTTEVLSDISLKAAPGQTIGILGETGSGKSTLVNLIARFYDPTSGKILIDGVDARKWHVRELRNHIAIVMQDIFLFSDTIGDNIAFGVPDAEEADIQRMAQIADANHFIEKMPEGYGTIVGERGVGLSGGQKQRISLARALMKNPAILILDDTTSAVDMETETKIQEELDGITGNKTTFIIAHRISSVKDADEILILEQGKIIERGTHESLLAKRGYYFDVFNKQLGNFDEKEEMTNGEK, from the coding sequence ATGGAAAGTGTGAAATGGGTTTGGAAATACGCCAAACAGTATCGCTTACTAACGGTAGTAGCTATTTTTTTAGTCATAGTAACGTCGATTTTAAGTATTGTCTACCCGCTGTTAGGCGGACGAATTGTAGATGTTGTCATTGATCAAGGAAAAACGGACTTGCTCGTGCCGATACTAGGAGTAATGATGGGGGTGGCCTTTCTACGAACGGTATTAAGGTACTGTTATCAAATGATGTTTGAAAAAATTGGGCAAGATTCGTTGTTTCGGATACGTGAAGATTTGTATCAGAAATTACAGGAATTAGACTTTAATTTCTTCAATCAAACAAGAGTGGGCGATATTATGGCTCGGATGACAGGGGATACGGATGCAATTCGCCATTTTGTATCATGGGTTTTTTATAATTTGTTAGAGAACTTATTATTGTTTATTTGTGCAGTGGTAGTAATGGCGACGATTGACTGGCGTTTAATGCTGGCTTTAGTAGCAGTGACACCTATAATCGGGATTTTAACAATGCGAATGGCAAATGAAGCCCAACCCATTTTTTATGAAATTAGAGAAAGTTTTTCAAGATTGAATTCAATGGTAGAAGAAAATATCAGCGGCAATCGTGTTGTTAAAGCTTTTGCGCGGGAAGATTTTGAAATTGATAAATTCAATCAGCACAATGAAGATTTTAAACAACGGAATATGGATTCAGCAGCTGTTTCAAAGCGGTACTTACCACTATTGGATTCGCTAGCGAGTAGTTTAACAATTATTACGTTTGTATTTGGTGGTTATTTGGTTATTATTAATCAAATGACACTTGGGGATTTAGTCGCATTCACAGGTTTTTTATGGATGTTGAATATGCCAATGCGAATGAGTGGTTGGCTCATTAATGATGTCCAACGTTTTATTGCTTCATCCTTCAAAATTCGTGAAATGTTAGGGGCAAAGTCAAGAATTCCAATTCATTCAGAAAATTCAGTTTCGCATTTAGAGGGTTTTGTGGAGTTCGATCACGTATCGTTTCATTTTGACGATGATCCAACGACGGAAGTTTTAAGTGACATTAGTCTAAAAGCTGCACCCGGTCAAACAATTGGGATTTTAGGGGAAACAGGATCTGGTAAATCCACTTTGGTAAATCTGATTGCACGTTTTTATGATCCAACGTCTGGGAAAATTTTAATTGATGGAGTAGACGCTAGGAAGTGGCATGTTCGTGAATTACGCAACCACATCGCCATTGTCATGCAAGATATATTTCTGTTTTCCGATACAATTGGCGACAATATTGCCTTTGGTGTGCCAGATGCAGAGGAGGCGGATATTCAGCGAATGGCACAAATAGCAGATGCCAATCATTTTATTGAAAAAATGCCAGAAGGATACGGCACTATTGTTGGAGAACGAGGAGTTGGGCTATCTGGTGGACAAAAGCAACGAATATCGTTGGCACGGGCATTGATGAAAAATCCTGCTATTTTGATATTAGATGATACGACGTCAGCAGTTGATATGGAAACGGAAACGAAGATTCAAGAGGAGCTTGATGGGATTACAGGAAATAAGACAACCTTTATTATTGCCCATCGGATTTCATCTGTAAAAGATGCGGATGAGATTTTAATCTTGGAACAAGGCAAGATTATTGAACGAGGAACGCACGAATCCTTGTTAGCTAAAAGAGGCTATTATTTTGATGTCTTCAATAAACAATTAGGCAATTTTGATGAAAAGGAGGAAATGACAAATGGCGAGAAATAA
- a CDS encoding ABC transporter ATP-binding protein, with translation MARNKFDVDEELAQEFNREDFKRLLFYVKPYKKPIYQTLFVILIANIAMMLGPYLSKIVIDDVLPNKNATLLLWVGFAFLVSVIVTGWCMWYRIQSITVIGQDILKDMRSAIFEHLQKLPFSYFDSRPHGKILIRVVNYINTLSDLLSNGLINLISDILSVVITLIFMFAIDWKLTLYSLVLLPVLFVFVMFIKNKQRKAYQDLSNKQSNMNAYIHESIAGIKVTQSFARENVNDEIFSEVSNEYRSSWMKAVGIQFLLWPGVQNIAVITTSLIYYVGIRGIGVEITTGTLIAFIGYVNNFWNPVINIGNFYNSLITATAYLERIFETLDVEPDIKDSPTAIEMPPIKGDVLFRNVTFRYEAGKDILKNINFHVEPGESIALVGPTGAGKTTVINLLSRFYDINEGEILIDGIDLRKVTLESLRKQMGVMLQDTFIFSGTIMENIRYGKLDATEEEVIAAAKIVRAHDFISELKEGYHTAVKERGSTLSAGQRQLISFARTLLADPKILILDEATSSIDTKTETLLQKGLEKLLEGRTSFIIAHRLSTIKNSSRIFYIDQGSVMEAGSHDELMMEKGPYYELYQSQFDLLQEI, from the coding sequence ATGGCGAGAAATAAATTTGATGTAGATGAAGAATTAGCCCAGGAATTTAATCGAGAAGATTTCAAGCGACTTCTATTTTATGTAAAACCTTATAAAAAACCTATTTATCAAACCTTATTTGTAATTTTAATTGCCAATATTGCCATGATGTTAGGACCTTATTTAAGTAAGATTGTCATTGATGATGTGCTTCCAAATAAAAATGCGACCTTGCTTTTATGGGTTGGATTCGCTTTTCTAGTTTCGGTGATTGTTACAGGTTGGTGTATGTGGTATCGCATTCAATCAATTACGGTGATTGGACAAGATATTTTAAAGGATATGCGTTCGGCTATTTTTGAACATTTACAAAAACTGCCCTTTTCTTATTTCGACAGTCGACCTCACGGGAAAATTTTAATTCGCGTAGTCAATTATATTAATACGTTAAGTGATTTGTTATCCAATGGCTTGATTAATTTAATTTCTGATATTTTAAGTGTGGTAATTACGCTGATTTTTATGTTTGCCATTGATTGGAAATTAACACTATATAGTTTAGTTTTGCTACCAGTCTTGTTTGTATTTGTAATGTTTATTAAAAATAAGCAACGAAAAGCCTATCAAGATTTGAGCAACAAGCAGTCTAATATGAATGCCTATATTCATGAAAGCATTGCAGGGATCAAGGTAACGCAATCCTTTGCTAGAGAAAACGTCAATGATGAAATTTTTTCAGAAGTAAGCAATGAGTATCGGTCTTCATGGATGAAAGCTGTCGGAATTCAATTTTTATTATGGCCAGGAGTGCAAAATATTGCGGTTATTACAACGTCACTTATTTATTATGTAGGGATTCGTGGTATTGGTGTAGAGATTACAACAGGGACATTAATCGCTTTTATTGGCTATGTGAATAATTTTTGGAATCCGGTGATTAATATTGGAAACTTTTATAATTCTCTGATTACAGCGACTGCTTACCTAGAGCGTATTTTTGAAACACTAGATGTGGAGCCAGATATTAAAGACAGTCCAACGGCTATAGAAATGCCGCCGATTAAAGGCGATGTTCTTTTTCGAAATGTAACGTTCCGTTATGAAGCAGGAAAAGACATCTTAAAAAATATTAATTTTCATGTAGAGCCGGGGGAATCCATAGCGTTAGTTGGTCCTACCGGGGCAGGAAAGACAACCGTCATTAATTTACTAAGTCGCTTTTATGATATTAATGAGGGGGAGATTTTAATAGATGGCATCGATTTACGAAAAGTAACGTTGGAATCCTTGCGAAAACAAATGGGCGTGATGCTCCAAGATACTTTTATTTTTTCGGGCACCATTATGGAAAATATTCGTTATGGAAAATTAGATGCTACCGAAGAAGAGGTTATTGCAGCTGCTAAAATTGTTAGAGCCCATGATTTTATTTCAGAATTAAAAGAGGGATATCATACGGCAGTAAAAGAACGAGGCAGTACGCTTTCGGCAGGACAGCGTCAGTTGATTTCATTTGCACGTACGCTACTGGCTGATCCTAAAATTTTAATTCTAGATGAAGCAACCTCCAGCATTGATACGAAAACAGAGACACTTCTACAAAAAGGATTAGAAAAATTACTAGAGGGGCGCACTTCCTTTATTATTGCCCACAGGCTGTCAACCATCAAAAATAGTTCACGTATTTTCTATATTGATCAAGGTAGTGTAATGGAAGCGGGAAGTCATGATGAATTGATGATGGAAAAAGGACCGTATTATGAATTGTATCAATCGCAATTTGATTTACTACAAGAAATATAA
- a CDS encoding pectate lyase-like adhesive domain-containing protein — MKLKQYYKAVVSAIVLLSLITSGLSIQQLKKDPSVKAMDSTNAESQYVKIEQATQSSIPNQVDVLVTFSPYLTEEIRLPVPEGLAYQETVASLQSENKVSMDLAKNELIIQPFEKTTQSNQEPSSELDMNENLPVVTDFQEQSVLVSFTVKQTGAYTLKAITSYEDSIIYSDELPLKLPTASNLETPETDLNQLSKEQETDAQVREEDEPVASQSRMMARAAGEVEVTTWAEFKAAYDEPITTKIIMKNEITASSATAFRTTPIEIDGGGFLLEMRNYDLRVNNPSVAGSVFHIHDMIMSNNAYNEAFVNSGYGSANTRNWKFRLGNIVTKANVQRVIRAYHAEVTMYGNNNLDTRAENFYVGSMVIEPGTKYIGNVNYYNFSVIWFVENSSAGETGASQEFTIGEGANVKLGQTQTGTAYPAVYQYYKSMTIGENAVFNVNMPGNAVRFDLSGSTFTAKKGSITNLTSKLASGAVVNFNASNSVFKVEEGAYFYTIGVSSVPLVNIASGSNNVFDLSKPAQYDIRNLGTSSAVGITGAANKLSISDSDIDLWNMGVDVLGPSSLTYALVGNLTATGPANTQVVTSTEPALQTNFRTNKFRRISGMNQNPIVELSPVTDANLTVKGRVQIGTVPDNNGSDEDGNITYIPVYASAGQAKVTVTADDGSLVQKDLVTDKDGYISYKVSSFYKAGTTLSATAVRGPYLSEEPGTTVVSDVTPPKPAELTGKFTIASKKIKGINGEPGATVTYTINGVDAKIDGTIISAIVQPDGTWEIPTPGPRLTIGDKVQIFLTDTIGNKNPVTQKTLYDAIFPPATTVTVADGELSFISAPKDISFGEELPLGAKTTQYPIAGMDGDLVVEDTRADKLSWTLTAKMDRVLTSATNKTLPQAVRYSKAGNQQILGTSAITIYENTNVDDDPVSITNGWIPNGDGLSLSIDAGEAYPEEYTGSITWTLQDTP; from the coding sequence ATGAAATTAAAACAGTACTATAAAGCAGTAGTGAGTGCAATAGTGCTTCTTTCTTTAATTACTAGTGGATTATCCATCCAGCAATTAAAGAAAGATCCAAGCGTTAAAGCGATGGACTCAACAAATGCTGAATCACAGTATGTAAAAATAGAACAAGCCACACAATCTTCAATACCCAATCAAGTCGATGTTTTAGTTACATTTAGCCCCTATTTAACAGAAGAAATTCGTCTGCCTGTACCTGAAGGGCTAGCTTATCAAGAAACAGTAGCTTCCTTGCAAAGCGAAAATAAAGTGTCAATGGATCTAGCAAAGAATGAATTGATTATTCAACCATTTGAAAAAACAACTCAATCTAACCAAGAGCCATCATCTGAATTAGACATGAATGAAAATCTCCCAGTAGTTACTGATTTTCAAGAACAATCAGTCCTTGTTAGCTTTACAGTGAAACAGACTGGAGCGTATACGTTAAAAGCAATCACCTCTTACGAAGATTCAATTATCTATTCAGATGAGTTGCCTTTAAAGCTACCTACAGCCAGTAATTTAGAAACACCAGAAACCGACTTAAACCAGTTATCAAAGGAGCAAGAAACAGACGCTCAAGTTAGAGAAGAAGACGAACCCGTTGCTAGTCAATCAAGGATGATGGCACGAGCAGCAGGCGAAGTTGAAGTAACCACATGGGCAGAATTTAAAGCAGCTTATGATGAGCCTATAACAACTAAGATCATAATGAAAAATGAAATTACAGCAAGTAGCGCAACTGCTTTTAGAACAACTCCCATTGAAATTGATGGAGGAGGCTTTCTTTTAGAGATGCGTAATTATGATTTAAGAGTCAATAATCCAAGTGTGGCAGGATCCGTTTTTCATATTCACGATATGATTATGAGCAACAACGCATACAATGAAGCATTTGTGAATAGTGGCTATGGTTCAGCCAATACAAGAAACTGGAAATTCAGACTTGGAAATATTGTAACAAAAGCCAATGTGCAACGTGTTATCAGAGCCTATCATGCTGAGGTTACGATGTATGGAAATAATAATCTCGACACCAGAGCTGAAAACTTTTATGTGGGAAGTATGGTTATTGAACCAGGGACAAAATACATTGGAAACGTAAATTATTATAACTTCTCAGTTATTTGGTTTGTAGAGAATTCTAGTGCAGGTGAAACAGGAGCAAGTCAAGAATTTACAATTGGTGAAGGGGCCAATGTGAAATTAGGGCAAACTCAAACTGGAACTGCCTATCCAGCGGTTTATCAATATTATAAGAGTATGACAATTGGCGAGAATGCTGTTTTCAATGTAAATATGCCAGGAAATGCCGTTCGTTTTGACTTATCTGGCAGTACCTTTACTGCTAAAAAAGGGTCTATTACGAACTTAACTAGTAAATTAGCATCTGGTGCAGTAGTAAACTTTAATGCAAGTAATAGTGTATTTAAAGTTGAAGAAGGAGCCTATTTCTACACAATTGGTGTAAGTTCGGTACCACTAGTGAATATTGCTTCGGGTAGTAATAATGTATTTGATTTAAGTAAACCTGCCCAATACGATATTCGAAATTTAGGTACATCTTCAGCGGTTGGAATAACAGGAGCGGCTAATAAATTATCGATTTCAGATTCCGATATTGACTTATGGAATATGGGAGTAGATGTCTTAGGCCCGTCTTCCTTAACGTATGCGTTAGTTGGCAATTTAACAGCAACAGGTCCAGCAAACACACAAGTCGTTACCTCAACAGAGCCTGCTTTACAAACGAACTTTAGAACCAATAAGTTCCGCCGTATTTCAGGGATGAATCAAAATCCAATTGTAGAGCTTTCACCGGTAACAGATGCCAACCTAACTGTAAAAGGTCGTGTACAAATTGGAACGGTTCCCGATAATAATGGTTCAGATGAGGATGGAAACATCACTTATATTCCTGTATATGCCTCAGCAGGTCAAGCTAAAGTTACAGTTACAGCGGATGATGGATCGCTTGTCCAAAAAGACTTAGTAACTGATAAAGATGGGTACATTAGTTACAAAGTTTCTAGTTTTTATAAGGCAGGAACGACATTATCTGCGACTGCAGTAAGAGGTCCTTACCTTAGCGAAGAACCTGGAACAACGGTTGTATCTGATGTAACGCCACCAAAGCCAGCAGAATTGACTGGGAAATTTACGATTGCAAGTAAAAAAATTAAGGGAATCAACGGAGAACCAGGTGCAACTGTAACCTATACCATTAATGGTGTAGATGCCAAAATTGATGGAACAATCATTTCAGCGATTGTTCAACCCGATGGGACGTGGGAAATTCCAACACCTGGACCTCGGTTAACAATAGGGGACAAGGTTCAGATTTTCTTAACGGATACGATTGGAAATAAAAATCCAGTTACTCAAAAAACGCTCTATGATGCGATCTTCCCACCAGCAACAACAGTGACAGTGGCAGACGGAGAACTTTCGTTTATTAGTGCACCAAAGGATATTTCATTTGGAGAGGAACTGCCGCTAGGAGCTAAGACAACGCAATATCCTATAGCAGGTATGGATGGTGACTTAGTTGTTGAGGATACAAGAGCCGACAAGTTAAGTTGGACACTGACAGCTAAAATGGATCGCGTGTTAACCAGCGCGACGAATAAAACATTGCCACAGGCGGTAAGGTATTCAAAAGCCGGAAATCAGCAAATATTGGGAACCTCTGCGATTACAATTTATGAAAATACAAATGTGGATGATGATCCTGTTTCAATCACCAATGGTTGGATCCCTAATGGAGATGGCCTATCCTTATCAATAGATGCAGGTGAAGCTTATCCAGAAGAGTACACAGGCTCCATCACTTGGACGTTACAAGATACCCCATAA
- a CDS encoding LPXTG cell wall anchor domain-containing protein yields MSTLRKSFIFSVVILFSILPFKEVLAESNQGYQSTGEISFYGTYEYPSDKPDSKPIPVTPVPNGTLPTTSGTTTPHLNRLPQTGESSSQQSLLVGFIFLVGSIFIYKKTIWGK; encoded by the coding sequence ATGAGCACTTTAAGAAAAAGTTTCATCTTTTCAGTTGTGATTCTGTTCAGTATTCTTCCCTTTAAAGAGGTACTTGCAGAATCAAATCAAGGTTATCAATCTACTGGTGAAATCAGTTTTTACGGGACCTATGAGTACCCAAGTGATAAACCAGATAGTAAGCCAATACCAGTAACACCTGTACCTAATGGCACTTTGCCAACAACTAGCGGTACAACAACACCTCACTTAAACCGATTGCCACAAACAGGGGAGTCTTCAAGTCAACAGAGTTTGTTAGTGGGTTTTATCTTTTTAGTAGGTAGCATATTCATTTATAAAAAAACAATTTGGGGGAAATAA
- a CDS encoding WxL domain-containing protein, with translation MKLTKLIATSAIVLTALSTTSVALAADGGVYKSTGSVEFVPNDGITPPVDPTDPGKEVTPTDPDGEKPNPGTAGPLSIDYASSLSFGQNKITNKDVTYFAEPQKLDDGTTRENFVQVTDTRGTNGGWTLTVKQEGQLKNATTTNKELVGAVLSFTSGRAVSAATTITAPIVKDVVLNPTGEASTVMSAAPGAGSLTWLDVFGTLEDTEVNGETVQKNKAITLSIPGTTPKDAVKYSTDLTWTLSDVPANTPEENA, from the coding sequence ATGAAATTAACTAAACTAATCGCAACATCTGCAATCGTATTAACCGCATTAAGCACCACGTCAGTAGCTTTAGCAGCTGATGGAGGAGTATACAAATCAACAGGTTCAGTAGAATTTGTACCAAATGACGGCATTACACCACCAGTTGATCCAACAGATCCAGGAAAAGAAGTAACGCCAACTGATCCAGACGGTGAAAAACCAAATCCAGGAACAGCGGGACCATTAAGTATTGATTATGCATCAAGCCTAAGCTTTGGTCAAAATAAAATCACCAACAAAGATGTGACTTACTTTGCTGAGCCACAAAAATTAGATGATGGAACAACAAGAGAAAACTTTGTTCAAGTGACAGATACTCGTGGAACAAATGGTGGTTGGACGTTAACTGTGAAACAAGAAGGTCAATTAAAAAATGCAACAACAACGAATAAAGAATTAGTCGGAGCTGTTCTTTCATTTACAAGTGGACGAGCAGTTAGTGCAGCAACAACTATCACTGCGCCAATCGTTAAAGATGTTGTCTTAAACCCAACGGGAGAAGCTTCAACTGTAATGAGCGCAGCACCAGGCGCAGGATCATTAACATGGTTAGATGTTTTTGGAACACTTGAGGATACAGAAGTGAATGGCGAAACCGTTCAAAAAAATAAAGCCATCACCTTATCTATTCCAGGAACAACTCCAAAAGATGCTGTTAAATATTCAACAGACTTAACTTGGACATTAAGTGATGTTCCAGCAAACACACCAGAAGAAAATGCCTAA
- a CDS encoding WxL domain-containing protein: MKKQPILTAGAVALVALTIGGTASAATAGTYKSNAKVKFVQDTSITPPVDPTDPGSEVTPVDPDGTNPDPGTAGPLSIDFASSFGFDEQKITTKDEVYNAKAQILSDGTFRPNYLQVTDKRGGANGWTVQVKQDTQFASASGTLDGALISVKNGQVDSISTSTVPSLVNKSFDLTIDEDGAGVSQNIVGAKTGEGAGTWVYRFGDDTNKETSVTLAVPGSTTKYAEEYTTELTWTLADVPHVETQP; this comes from the coding sequence ATGAAAAAACAACCAATCTTAACTGCTGGGGCAGTAGCATTAGTAGCACTAACAATCGGAGGAACAGCATCAGCAGCAACTGCTGGTACCTATAAATCAAACGCCAAAGTAAAATTTGTGCAAGATACGTCAATTACACCACCCGTTGATCCAACGGACCCAGGAAGCGAAGTAACACCAGTTGACCCAGATGGCACAAACCCTGATCCAGGAACAGCAGGACCCTTAAGTATTGACTTTGCGTCATCATTTGGATTTGATGAACAAAAAATTACAACTAAAGATGAAGTGTACAATGCAAAAGCGCAAATCTTGTCTGATGGAACATTCCGTCCAAATTATTTGCAAGTAACAGATAAACGTGGGGGCGCGAATGGTTGGACTGTTCAAGTAAAACAAGATACACAATTTGCTTCAGCAAGTGGTACCTTAGACGGCGCACTAATTTCTGTTAAAAATGGACAAGTTGATTCAATTTCAACTTCAACAGTTCCTTCATTAGTAAATAAAAGCTTTGATTTAACAATTGATGAAGACGGAGCAGGTGTTTCTCAAAATATCGTTGGAGCTAAAACAGGAGAAGGTGCTGGAACATGGGTTTATCGTTTTGGTGATGATACAAATAAAGAGACAAGCGTAACATTAGCTGTACCAGGAAGCACAACTAAATACGCAGAAGAATACACAACAGAATTAACATGGACATTAGCAGATGTTCCACATGTAGAAACACAACCATAA
- a CDS encoding DUF916 and DUF3324 domain-containing protein: MKKKLMTLFMLIPILATSVFQLPTITHASELNFAVEAVIPENQRDKTKTYFDLRVEPSTEQTIEVNLRNDTNADVTVEPSVNTATTNLNGVVEYGATKAKKDSTLPVNLTDIVTVQKEVTIPANNSVKVPLTIKMPATKFDGVLAGGITIKEKDVATDKKESDSQGLAINNKYAYVVALILNQTDKEVAPKLVLNEVKPAQVNARNVINANLQNTQAAYVNALDVVAKVTKKGSSEVLYESSKKNMQMAPNSNFNYPISLNGKKLEAGDYTLSIKADAKEGNWSFTKNFTIKAEDAKKYNQADVSIKKDNTWMYLVIGLLLLVIVALIIFFLIRNKKKKKEEERRKKAARLRKRKAQRKKQANEIKKAKE; this comes from the coding sequence ATGAAAAAAAAATTAATGACACTATTCATGCTGATTCCTATCCTAGCAACAAGTGTATTCCAGTTGCCAACAATCACCCACGCATCAGAGCTAAATTTTGCAGTGGAAGCCGTAATACCAGAGAACCAAAGAGATAAAACAAAAACCTATTTTGATTTAAGAGTGGAACCAAGTACAGAACAAACAATTGAAGTAAACTTAAGAAATGACACCAATGCCGACGTAACAGTAGAACCCAGTGTAAATACAGCTACTACTAATTTAAATGGTGTGGTAGAGTATGGTGCCACAAAAGCAAAAAAAGACAGTACCTTACCTGTCAATTTAACCGATATCGTTACGGTACAAAAAGAAGTGACGATTCCTGCCAATAATTCAGTCAAAGTTCCTTTAACGATTAAAATGCCTGCTACAAAATTTGATGGTGTTTTAGCTGGAGGAATTACAATCAAAGAAAAAGATGTCGCAACAGATAAAAAAGAATCTGATAGCCAAGGGTTAGCGATTAATAATAAATATGCGTACGTGGTGGCTTTAATTTTAAATCAAACGGATAAAGAAGTTGCACCTAAATTAGTTTTAAATGAGGTAAAGCCAGCACAAGTTAATGCTCGAAATGTCATCAATGCAAATTTACAAAATACACAAGCAGCTTATGTAAATGCACTAGATGTAGTTGCTAAAGTCACAAAAAAAGGCAGCAGTGAAGTATTGTACGAAAGCTCTAAAAAGAATATGCAAATGGCACCCAATTCGAACTTTAATTACCCAATTTCATTAAACGGAAAAAAACTAGAAGCAGGGGACTATACGCTTTCAATAAAAGCTGATGCCAAAGAAGGCAATTGGTCATTTACTAAAAATTTTACTATCAAAGCAGAGGATGCCAAAAAATACAATCAAGCTGATGTATCGATTAAAAAAGACAATACTTGGATGTATCTTGTCATTGGACTTTTATTGTTAGTGATTGTGGCTTTGATTATTTTCTTTTTGATTCGTAATAAAAAGAAGAAAAAAGAAGAAGAAAGACGTAAAAAAGCAGCACGTTTAAGAAAAAGAAAAGCTCAAAGAAAAAAACAAGCGAATGAAATCAAAAAAGCTAAAGAATAG